A genomic segment from Oncorhynchus keta strain PuntledgeMale-10-30-2019 chromosome 9, Oket_V2, whole genome shotgun sequence encodes:
- the LOC118374677 gene encoding thioredoxin-like protein 1, which yields MVGVKVIGNDSEFQPELTAAGSRLAVVKFTMAGCRPCVRISPAVNMLSNKYPHVVFLEVDVHVCQATAAANNISATPTFLFFRNKVRVDLYQGADASGLEEKIKQHVENDPGSNEDSDIPRGYMDLMPFVNKAGCECLNESDESGFDNCLVKDTTYLESDCDEQLLVTMAFNQPVKLYSMKLQTSDFAQAPKCVKIFINLPRSMDFDDAERSEATQTLDLAEEDFKDDGLIPLRYVKFQNVQSVTMFVKNNQGDEETTKINYLTFIGTPVQATNMNDFKRVRSGISTNRVSEYCV from the exons ATGGTCGGGGTAAAAGTAATCGGGAATGATTCAGAATTTCAACCTGAGTTAACAGCCGCCGGTTCGAGACTTGCCGTAGTGAAGTTCACAATGGCAGG GTGTCGACCCTGTGTCAGAATATCCCCCGCTGTCAACATGTTGAGTAACAAGTACCCACACGTGGTTTTCCTTGAAGTCGATGTACACGTCTGTCAG gcaacGGCTGCCGCCAACAACATCTCTGCCACGCCAACGTTTTTGTTTTTCCGTAACAAAGTGCGCGTCGACCTGTATCAGGGCGCAGATGCCTCAGGACTAGAGGAGAAGATCAAGCAGCATGTAGAAAACGACCCTGGAAGCAACGAGGACTCAGACATTCCCAGGGGATAT ATGGACCTGATGCCGTTTGTGAACAAAGCCGGCTGCGAGTGCCTAAACGAGAGCGACGAGAGCGGCTTTGACAACTGCTTAGTCAAGGACACCACCTACCTGGAGTCCGACTGCGATGAGCAG CTCCTCGTTACGATGGCCTTTAACCAACCTGTCAAGCTGTACTCCATGAAGCTGCAGACCTCTGACTTCG CCCAGGCACCAAAGTGTGTGAAGATCTTCATTAACCTTCCTCGCTCCATGGACTTTGACGATGCTGAGCGGAGCGAGGCCACCCAGACCCTGGACCTGGCCGAGGAGGACTTCAAGGACGACGGGTTGATTCCGCTGAGATACGTGAAGTTCCAGAACGTTCAGAGCGTCACG ATGTTTGTGAAGAACAATCAGGGGGATGAAGAGACGACTAAAATCAATTACCTTACTTTTATTGGGACCCCTGTACAAGCAACAAACATGAATGACTTCAAACGGGTAAGATCTGGCATTTCTACCAACAGAGTATCAGAGTATTGTGTCTAA